CCTTGGGATGTGTTTAACAGATAAACAGTATTGAGATGATAAATGTTTTCCAATAAAATTATCTGGGCGTACCTGAGCTGCTTTTACTATCCGTCATTGTCCGTTTACCTGGCGGGGATTCTTTTGAACTGTTTATCGTCTACCTGATTATGTTCATTCCAGCTTTCTGGCAGCTTGGCTCTCCGCACAACGTCCCTTACCAAGATCATAGGAGATCAATAGCAATTGAACAACTCAAACTACTAGTAGAACCTAAGTCTATCTCTCAATAAAGCTTTTGTGCTCCTGTATAGGAAGAACCGTTGAAGGCAATCAGATGTCAACTGCATTTCTACATACCCTAGACCCTGGCCACTGAAAGCGGTAGCGGGGACAGTGGTTTCAGGGCATTTTCCTCTTTCAACCGCCGCCATCGTCAGGTATGACTTCAGACGAACATCTTACTATGTCAATGCAGAATAGAGTTCAATCAATCTCCGATCGAACCATCCCCCAAAAGCACGATCCCTCCAAGACCGACAAATTCACATGCAGCTCCCGAAAGCCTGGGGCTCCAAAGTGGAGCAATCCGGCTTGCCCCCGATCCGAGAAGTTGGAAGAACAAGCCCGTTTCAGCTCCGCCAAGAACGATCAAGCCAAGCAATATTAATCAATGCTATACATATAAAACAACCATAAGTCGCCGAAATACGGGGTATTATCGAGCTTTTCACAGGGCTAGTGTAGTGGTATGGCTGTTTTGCTTGCAGGTTTTACCAACGTCACATCCCGGTATCGTCCCAGATCTGAGACAGATCTGAAAACAGCCTGGAGTTCACCGACCGTGCCAAACATTTGATGAAGACCGGCCAAAGATATGGTCTCGAAGAAAAGGAAATGACCAAGCCAAGTGACAAGAGGGAAATAGAGTTTATAAATGTCTGTGACAATGCGAATGGCCTCATCGTCAGCTCACAAGTCAAAGCTGATCTTCACATACCGCGCGCTTAAGGAATATCTCAATTGGTCCCCCAGTTGCAGAGTCGCAGATGTTTCAACCAACGAGACGCATCCGCGACCGGGTCGTCTTGGCCCCGACCTCAGTGAATCGCAGGTCTGACACTCCAATTGGCCGAAGCTGTGATGGGTGGTATAACCCCTGCAAGGTCTCATGCGAGATGTTCTTCTCTTTTGTCAGAGCCATtcgctcttcttcaaagaaCGAGCGTCTTGCTGAAAATctctcttcattcttttctcttcctcgctggCGAGTGACTTAATAACTCTTAACAACTTTTTTTCTAATTCGAAGGATTTTGCTGCAACCCTGCTTTGCGACTCAACCTCCACCACTTAAACCCACTCAACACCACACATACTTGCATACCACCACTTACATCCCCCACAATGGGTAACAAtctctcctcaaccttcGTCCCCGACACTTCGAAAGTCGTGCTCAGTCCTGAAGACCGACACGCGGACATGTTCCTCGGTATATTCTGGGCATCGTCACTCTACGCCTGCGCCATGATCTTCAGCACCTGCGCTCTGATCGACCGATGGAAGGGTCCCTACGATCGCGTTAGAACGTCACTTGGTTCGGTTATGGGAGCGTTGCTATTATCGACGGCTTGGCCTGTTGTCATGGCATACTTGATCTTTTCGCCGGCTGATGTCGAATGAGCGGAGGAACTATTGGGTCACGGCCTTGGGAATGAGTACTTGGAAAGGGTTTGGTTGGGTTGGATTGGGCGATTGGCGTCTTGAGAATTGTGGTGGAAATGGCATTACGGTCAGACCTGGAGTTTGAATGCATACCACGGCGATATACCATCTAATAcaatttttttttctatGTTTATCAGATTTGATTGACTCGACTTGCCGATGATCCCCTCTATCCGCGTGAACCGAATGAAGGGTCCCTCATGACTTCATTCAAGTCTCATTACAACTTCCCCCAGTTGTTCATTAACCCACCAGAGTATTTCGACGACTTCTGTCAGATCGCGCATCCTTTCTTCCAATGATGGTCTCAAGCGCCTGAGTCAAAGCCTTGGCATCATACCGCCCACCTCTtcccttctcatccttggGACCATACAGCCTCGTTGCATCTATACCCAACTGTGTAAACAGTTGTTTATCCACCTTCGGCGACGCTGGACCTTCTATGTAAATAACATGCGACACATATTGACTGTATTCCTCCTCCGTGGGTTTGGGCAGACCTCTTGAGTCAGCGAGAGCATTTGCGATAGCTCCAACAAAGTCCAATCCAGTGAAAGGCGCCGTTGAAGGACCCGTCTCGCGATCGGTTGTGCcgttgagaatgaggatCTTGTTGCGCACTTGCGGACTGACGATGGCATCGCCGACACCACGAAGGACAAGGCTGGGGATTAATGAGGTAAAGAGGGAGCCAATGCTGTATACCACACTGTGAACAGATCGGAGGGCGTCGAGGACTCTTGGATTGGCGGGcatcttgatctcctcgCCGTATGGGTTGATGTACCATACTCGCTCAATCCTTGCGGGtaggtcttcttcttgctctttggAGAATGCAATGGCCGGTCGGCGCAATGCAGGTAGTGTTCCTGGTAGGTTCGCGTCCTCTACATGGTGGTGATCTTGGTCCCATGGCTGGTCCTGTCGCGATACTGTTGGGCTGTGCACACCGGCTGATGCTCCAGGCACAGCGGCGGTTGGAGCACTGGGATGCGAGATGTCGTTCTGGCCTGTGATTATCGTGCCATCTTCAAGACCAGCAGCGATATGGCTAGCaaagttggtgttgagggcTGGAAGGACTGCTATTCTATCCGGCACTGAACATATTGAGCTCAACAGGTAGATGGCAGCTTCGAAACTACCGGTGAAGAGACGAGCGCCTGTGAGGAAGAGGTTTCCAATGCTGGCCCCGGAATAGTCAAAGCGGCTGCTAGGCTTCATGCGCTTCACAACCTCAAGATTGAAGCTGTTCAGATAAGATCTGATAAGCTCCCTTTTGGGCGACGAGATGTCATTCCAGAGAGGGTGAGTCGCTTCTAGAATCTCAAACCATTCTGATCTGGCCTCAGTGTAGACCTTTGGCAAGCGATGATTGAAGAAGTGCTTGATAGCTCTCGTCTCAGGACTTCCATCGTTCGGAATAAGACGAACAAGTCGGGACCTCACATCTCCGATACCTAGAACCCTGTCAGTCAACTAAACCCATAGCATATAGAAGAGCCACGTGGGATGGGAACATACCAGGTCCACCAAAGACACGAATGATCTCACTACTGCTGCCGCCATTATCAGAAATGGGTATCACGTAGCTCAGCGTGCACTGATTCGCTTCTCGAACGCTCTCGAAGACATCGACGAGGTTGTTAGCGGCGCTACCACCCGAGAAGACCACTATGCCCGTCGGTGGTGCCGCTGGTGTGAGGGGCCGGCGAGGGGTCGGTGGTGCTGAGGATCCACTGGAGCTTGGGAGCTGTAGACCAAGGCCGTTAAGGTTGATATGTGCCTTTGCCATTGATTGGTAGTCGGGGGAATTATGTGATTTCTGTTTCTGGCGCAGAATGAGAACGGATTCAGAATctggagatggtgttgatgacagATGACAGAATTTTCAGTCTCATGTGAATCTCTTTCGCAAACACTACGCTGGTCTATTTTCACGATGATGTTGTGTGCAGTATGCCTGTCTATGTTTCAAACTAACGTGAAGCAAGGGCATCACCACAAAGATTATAAAAGTGACTGCAGTATTTTGATCTTGAGTatgaggctgttgctgcCAAGATGCCATGTTCCAAGCTCATGCACATACTCAAGCAATGCATGAACCCACGAGTCATGGAACAACGTGGCACGCGCTCCAATGACTTTTTACACTCAaacgtcaacatcaacaccatctcacCCACCAAAAGCGGTAACACCCCGAGCAACCGGCGGCTCTCAATGCTCGAACCGGGAACGAAAAGCTTTGACACTTCGGATCCGTGTGGGTACCATACAGCGGACGGTGGACCGCAAAAAAAAACATGATGGCTTCATTGTAAAGAAACAAGTGGAACTCGGAACTCTTAGTCCAAAGCCCGCCATTGGTTCCCATGGCCCGGCAGTTGAAGCTTTGCCACAACTGGAGAAGAGCTATCACGGTAAACGTCAAGAGTTACGTCAGTGATGTATGAATCGCAAGGCTGGAGGATGGGTTACAAATCTCATGCACAGACGTTGGTTCCTTACAAATCTGCATGTTTCGAGAATTACCTTAACGGTTTCTTTATAAAGatttttcttcttatctGATCGATTTGCAAGTATATATAGACTAGATCGAAGCGTCATTGATAGTCGGCATTATCACCAAACTCATACAATTCGAACCTTTACACAGCATCTTCacagcttcaacttcataCTTCACAATGGCTCAATCTATTCCCAAGACTGTCAAGCAATGGACCATCCCCTCCCGTGATGGAAAGGACTTCAGCGGTCTGAAGTTCAGCGAGGAGTCTGTTCCCGAGCTCGGTGACGGCCAAGTCCTCGTCAAGAGTAAGTCCCAACTTCACTTCGCACACTCACAACAATCTTCTAACACTTCACAGTCCAGGGTGCTTCCCTCAACTACCGCGATCTCATCCTCCCTCTCGGGAAGTACCCTTTCCCCGCCAAGGACGGCGTCGTCCCCGGCTCCGATGGCGCCGGCACTGTCCTCGCCGTCGGCAAGAACGTCACCCGCTTCCGTCCCGGCGACAAGGTCGTCACTCTCTTCAACCAGGGCCACATTGGCGGATCTCTCGACCAGCTCAGCATCCAGACCGGTCTCGGTGGTGTAACTGACGGAACCTTCCGCACCGTCGGTGCCTTCGATGAGCACGGCCTTGTCCCCATGCCCTCTAACCTCGACTTCCACGAGGCTGCTACTCTCACCTGCGCTGGTCTCACTGCCTGGAACGGTCTGTACGGTCTtgagggcaagaagctccTCCCCGGCCAGTGGGTTCTCACTCAGGGTACTGGTGGTGTTAGTATCTTTGCTGTTCAGTtcgccaaggctgctggtgCAAAGGTCATCGCTACTACCAGCTCTGCTGAGAAGGctaagcttcttgagaagcttggtgctGACCACATCATCAACTACCGCGAGACTCCTGAGTGGggagccaaggccaaggaacTCACCGGCGGTGCTGGTGTCGACCACATCATCGAGGTTGCTGGTCCTACATCCATGAAGCAGTCCCTCAACGCTATCAAGATCGACGGTGTCATCTCGATTATTGGCTTCGTTTGGTGGGCACTGATAAAGAGCGACCCTGGTTTCGTCGACTGGGCTTTCCAACCTCTGCACCACCCGAGGTCTCCTTGTTGGAAGCCGTGCCCAGATGGAGGATATGTGCCGTGCTGTTGAGGCCAACCCTGATAAGCTTCGACCTGTCGTTGACCCCAAGATCTTCTCTCTGGAGCAGCTCCGTGAGGCTTATGAGTACCAGTGGTCTGGCAAGCACCAGGGCAAGGTCTGCGTCAAGATTGACTAAGCAATGAGTTATGATAATATATTGCCGGGCGACATGTGTCTTTGGCTTTAACGTATAATACATAGAATTAATAGATACCACATTTTCAGCATGACCAAGTTTCGTCCATCTCAGCAAGACCTTTTAACTAAGCATCGACAAGCCATGACTTGTCTCAACTGAACAGTGAAGCTCGGCCAGTACATCAATATTTCTCAATTGATTGAAAGTAATTACATTCCATTGGACACTCAAGTCTATCACAGCTCATCTACTAAAACTGTTTGTCCAGTCCTCCAACGATGTCCATCCATCCCAAGCCATCACTCCAATCTAGCAAGCAGTCTATTCCAATCTCGCGACAAAGGAAACGTCGCTGTCTCAAAAGATGAGCGCAGCGATACCAGCCAAAATGCCAACCAAACTGAACTTCTTCGATGATCCTTCATTGACGATAACCGTGCTGGGTGTAGGATAAGGCGTTCCAGGGACAGGAACCGGCGCAACAGGGCTTGGAACAACAGGAGGAATAGTGGCAGTATCAACGGGAGGAGGAACAATAACAGCAGTCGATGATCCCTCCAAGATAGGAGACTGGGTCTCCGCGCCGCCTCCGCCCTGAACAATAGTAGTCGTATCGGCACGAGTAGTACCACCGCCCTCGCCATTGCAGATACTGCCGTTAGGACAGCATCCGTACTGCTGGTTCGTTCCAACTTCGCAGTAAGCTGTAGGAGGACATCCGCCTGCGCGGCTGGGGCAGCATGTCCAGTCGAGTTGGATACAGCCGGTGCCGCAGTCCTTGAGGTTCTGGTCGGCGCAGGGAACCTCTACGACTTGACGGACAGCGAGGAGGGGAAAGCTGGGGGAGTATTGAACGGCGAGAACACCGGTGGCTGAGAGGGCGATGAGCAAGaatttcttcatcttgaagtcGAAGTTGGAGTTGTGTGTATTGGAGCGagtggtggtgatgttgcAACGAGTGACGATTTGGTGAAACTGGATCTGTTTGAGAGTGTGAtgagaggtgaagagaaaTGCGAGACATACCAAGCCCTCGGGGGTTTATATGCATACCATTCTCGGGCTCCCAAAGAAAACTTTGCCTCCAATCTTCTCTCTTCATTGTAGTTCCTCTCTCATGCCGCGTGCGGCGGCTTTGCTCAAAAACGCCAAAGACATTCCAGCCACGATGCATCTACTCCACCACCTGCAACCATCTACTCCCCCAAGATCATTTCCAATTCCGACAAAGTGTCAAGCCTCATTTCGTGCAGTCTCGTCTATTTTTGCACATCCAGATCTGATGTTGCTGCAGAGATGAAGTGCCTCTTCCCCACGTTTTTTGATGCGCCCGGCGTTTTGCAACTTTGCTGATAGCCGCCTCCGGTTTTTGCGGCACATGGCTTGATATTCAGGGCAGATTACCAGAATCTGCTATTTGCGGCGGTCGGCGTTTGGGTGGCTGCTTGCGGCGGCGCTGGGGTAACGGATCTTGGTTCCTGGTGTTTGGGCTTGGCGCTTAGAGCATTTGAGTTGAGGGAATACGAGatctgaggatgagatgtTTCGGAAGAGTTTATTGTGCCAAGGCTATTGAGGGAAGTAGTTGATGTCATTGGAGACGGCCAGGAACAAACGCGGGTTTGATCTAGACTTGGCAAAGGACTAAACATGGTACCTAGATCTAAGACAAAATATTGGCCGTATGATCTAGCAGGCACGGGCCCCAAAGGGAGTCCCCTTCGCTGAGGGTTCACGCTAATCTCAGCTTGCAGGCGATTGCCATGTATTTTGTGACTTGCAAGGGCTTCTGATATAAACAGTTTGTGCATATAGTTTGTGCCTTTTCTC
This genomic stretch from Fusarium oxysporum f. sp. lycopersici 4287 chromosome 5, whole genome shotgun sequence harbors:
- a CDS encoding alcohol dehydrogenase produces the protein MAQSIPKTVKQWTIPSRDGKDFSGLKFSEESVPELGDGQVLVKIQGASLNYRDLILPLGKYPFPAKDGVVPGSDGAGTVLAVGKNVTRFRPGDKVVTLFNQGHIGGSLDQLSIQTGLGGVTDGTFRTVGAFDEHGLVPMPSNLDFHEAATLTCAGLTAWNGLYGLEGKKLLPGQWVLTQGTGGVSIFAVQFAKAAGAKVIATTSSAEKAKLLEKLGADHIINYRETPEWGAKAKELTGGAGVDHIIEVAGPTSMKQSLNAIKIDGVISIIGFVWWALIKSDPGFVDWAFQPLHHPRSPCWKPCPDGGYVPCC